A single Lactuca sativa cultivar Salinas chromosome 8, Lsat_Salinas_v11, whole genome shotgun sequence DNA region contains:
- the LOC111919931 gene encoding uncharacterized protein LOC111919931 — protein MIATLASNTLGILRHFRSSSSSSSSSSSLPFVSSYSDSLVFKFHAITSIMDSINSHGSSSFSTSARSSRSGGGRGSSMKESHGRSRGRGGGGGGGGQDRIDALGRLLTRILRHMASELKLNMRSDGYVKVEDLFRLNMKTFANVPISSHTIDDIKEAVKRDNKQRFSLLEENGELLIRANQGHTVTLVETESLLKPILSPEEFPVCVHGTYRKNLKSILESGLKRMQRLHVHFSSGLPTDGDVISGMRRDVNVLIFLDIRKAIEGGMKLYISDNKVILTEGFEGVVPVKYFERIESWLDRKLIPF, from the exons ATGATCGCAACCCTTGCCAGCAATACGTTAGGAATCCTGCGCCACttccgttcttcttcttcttcttcttcttcttcttcttcacttccaTTTGTCTCTTCCTACTCTGACTCTCTAGTCTTCAAGTTTCATGCCATAACCTCCATCATGGATTCCATTAACAGTCACGGAAGCTCATCTTTCTCCACCTCTGCTCGTTCTTCTAGAAG TGGTGGAGGTAGAGGTTCATCAATGAAGGAAAGCCATGGAAGGTCAAGGGGCcgaggtggaggtggaggtggaggtgggcAAGATAGAATTGATGCTCTTGGCAGGCTCTT GACCCGTATCCTGCGACATATGGCTTCTGAGCTGAAGTTAAATATGAGGAGTGATGGGTATGTCAAAGTTGAAGATCTATTTAGACTCAACATGAAAACATTTGCCAATGTTCCAATATCTTCTCATACAATTGATGATATTAAGGAG GCTGTGAAAAGGGACAATAAACAGAGGTTTAGCTTGCTTGAAGAGAATGGGGAGCTTTTGATTCGTGCAAACCAAGGTCATACAGTAACG TTGGTTGAGACAGAAAGTTTACTTAAACCCATTCTCTCACCTGAAGAATTTCCTG TTTGTGTGCATGGAACCTATAGAAAGAATTTAAAATCAATATTGGAGAGTGGTCTTAAACGCATGCAAAGGCTACATGTCCATTTCTCTTCTGGATTACCAACCGATGGTGATGTAATTAGTG GTATGAGGAGGGATGTGAACGTGTTGATATTTCTTGATATTAGGAAAGCAATTGAAG GGGGGATGAAGCTTTACATATCGGACAACAAGGTGATCTTAACAGAAGGTTTTGAGGGTGTTGTCCCTGTCAAGTATTTTGAGAGGATAGAGTCATGGCTAGATAGGAAGCTTATACCTTTTTAA